The Niastella koreensis GR20-10 genome includes a window with the following:
- a CDS encoding gamma-glutamyltransferase family protein: MRKCLVLSFCLFQLLTLRAQQTQKPPLHAKNWLAITGKPLAATAGAMIFQKGGNAVDAACAMIAATCTMWDVLSWGGETQALIYNPHTGKVIGINALGMAPTGATPAYFKGKGMKYVPEYGPLAAVTPGTPGGICTMLAEYGTMSLKDVLAPAMQMAAGYPMEAQTAGSIERGKSWIKQWPYSKALFLTHAGQEREAPEAGEIFKQNDLLETLRKMVESEQQALKKGKSRKEAVYAAYARFYTGDIAKEFVRGCQEQGGLITEADLAKWKVQIEEPMSVNYKGVEVYKLKQWTQGPAMLQMLNILENFDLKSMGYNSARYIHTVTQAMQLAFADRDFYYGDPYFAPEEPMQGLLSKEYAKERAKLINPAKNLTPALPGDPYPFEGKTNPFTGYLQQWSSNKPLAYTPPDEKYMEKLWLGTTSVEAADSAGWVVSVTPSGGWMPACIAGRTGVGMSQRMQSFVLDSVLDPFNVLEPGKRPRVTLTPTLALKDGKPYLSFAVQGGDTQDQNLLQFFLNVTEFGMTVQQAVEAPNVNTNQLYLSLGGEDRKPKPGSLLVNSNTPDWIRHELIMMGYKLMYEDRTSGPVNAIYFDSRHGTMWGGSSNHGEDYGVGW; the protein is encoded by the coding sequence ATGAGAAAATGTCTGGTTCTCTCTTTCTGCCTGTTCCAGCTATTGACCCTTCGGGCGCAGCAAACACAAAAGCCTCCTTTACACGCTAAAAACTGGCTGGCCATCACCGGCAAACCGCTGGCGGCAACAGCTGGCGCCATGATCTTTCAAAAAGGCGGTAATGCCGTGGATGCGGCCTGCGCCATGATTGCAGCTACCTGCACCATGTGGGATGTGCTGAGTTGGGGCGGCGAAACACAAGCCCTCATTTATAATCCACATACGGGAAAAGTAATAGGCATTAATGCCCTGGGCATGGCGCCTACCGGCGCTACTCCGGCTTATTTTAAAGGTAAAGGGATGAAGTATGTGCCGGAGTATGGTCCGTTGGCGGCGGTAACGCCTGGTACGCCCGGTGGTATTTGCACCATGCTGGCCGAATATGGCACCATGAGCCTGAAAGATGTGTTGGCGCCTGCCATGCAAATGGCGGCCGGTTATCCCATGGAGGCGCAAACCGCCGGCAGTATAGAGCGGGGTAAAAGTTGGATAAAACAATGGCCATATTCAAAAGCGCTCTTTTTAACGCACGCAGGTCAGGAACGCGAAGCGCCGGAAGCGGGGGAGATCTTCAAACAAAACGATCTGCTGGAGACCCTGCGTAAAATGGTAGAATCAGAACAACAGGCTTTAAAAAAAGGCAAGAGCCGCAAAGAGGCGGTCTATGCGGCGTACGCCCGGTTCTACACCGGCGATATCGCCAAAGAATTTGTAAGAGGTTGCCAGGAACAGGGTGGGTTGATTACCGAAGCTGACCTGGCCAAATGGAAAGTGCAGATTGAAGAACCCATGAGTGTTAACTATAAAGGTGTTGAAGTATATAAATTAAAACAATGGACGCAAGGTCCTGCGATGTTGCAGATGCTGAACATCCTGGAAAATTTCGATCTGAAAAGCATGGGCTATAATTCAGCCCGCTATATTCATACGGTAACGCAGGCCATGCAACTGGCTTTTGCCGATCGTGATTTTTATTATGGCGATCCATACTTCGCACCCGAAGAGCCCATGCAGGGATTGTTGTCGAAAGAATACGCAAAGGAGCGCGCCAAACTGATCAACCCGGCTAAAAACCTTACACCGGCTTTGCCTGGCGATCCTTATCCGTTTGAAGGAAAAACAAATCCCTTCACCGGTTATTTACAGCAATGGAGCAGTAACAAACCGTTGGCTTATACCCCGCCCGATGAAAAATATATGGAGAAACTTTGGCTGGGCACTACCTCGGTGGAAGCGGCAGATTCTGCCGGTTGGGTGGTTTCGGTTACGCCAAGCGGCGGCTGGATGCCTGCCTGCATAGCGGGCCGTACCGGAGTGGGTATGAGCCAGCGCATGCAGAGCTTTGTGTTGGATTCGGTATTAGATCCTTTTAATGTACTGGAACCGGGAAAACGCCCTCGTGTAACGCTTACCCCCACACTGGCCCTGAAAGATGGAAAACCGTATTTATCTTTTGCGGTTCAGGGTGGTGATACGCAGGACCAAAACCTGCTGCAGTTCTTTTTAAATGTTACCGAGTTTGGCATGACCGTGCAGCAAGCGGTGGAAGCCCCCAATGTTAATACCAATCAATTGTACCTGTCGTTAGGCGGTGAAGACCGTAAACCCAAACCGGGTTCATTACTGGTGAACAGCAACACGCCCGACTGGATCCGCCATGAGCTGATAATGATGGGTTATAAACTCATGTATGAAGATCGTACAAGTGGACCAGTGAACGCCATCTACTTTGACAGCAGACACGGAACTATGTGGGGCGGTTCAAGTAATCATGGTGAAGATTATGGGGTAGGCTGGTAG
- a CDS encoding L,D-transpeptidase family protein produces MRYIFYLLFTTLLFTGCLNSADNNKNEESESGPAAAKNISSRDLSITKNNSYSDLFLDSSSLDDFIARHHVADTVANRMISFYNTRNYQYAWFNSDGFTEEAQAFWNLFDHYLTTSGDTSLVNKTLEKQMNRLVTDSFTVSANDKTMRQTELRLTYSLLKYASRNFEKGYVKRKELERFVPAKKADPIAIADSLLSKKHKDNKYYEDINASYKSLKAQLQKYVDLNKRGPLPAIPAEAKSLKKGKSSPHVPIIKQYLQLTGDLPGNDTSRLFNDTLADAITNIQERFGMKGTGTLSKELIAEMNVPLRDRIEQILINMGRMRWMPSQPNGTLIIINIPEFILHLFENGKKEFDMNVVVGKDGHSTTQFTGTINQIVFAPYWNIPPRIVTNEILPEIEKNKHYLEENEMEDQGDKDGDGVPDIRQLPGDKNALGKVKFLFPNSFDIYLHDTPAKSLFNQTKRAFSHGCIRLADAQKMAEYLLRNDPDWDATRISEAMNAKEQKVVKLKDKAEVFITYYTAWVDDAGRLNFREDVYGHDKKVRNTLFQ; encoded by the coding sequence ATGAGATACATCTTCTATTTATTATTCACTACCCTGCTATTCACCGGCTGTTTAAATAGTGCAGATAACAACAAAAATGAAGAAAGTGAAAGCGGGCCCGCCGCCGCAAAGAATATCAGCAGCCGCGATCTCAGCATAACAAAAAACAACTCGTATTCGGATCTGTTTCTGGACAGCTCTTCCCTGGATGATTTTATTGCGCGCCATCATGTGGCCGATACAGTGGCCAACCGCATGATTAGCTTTTACAATACCCGCAATTACCAGTATGCCTGGTTCAACAGCGATGGATTTACCGAAGAAGCCCAGGCATTCTGGAACCTGTTCGATCATTATCTCACCACCTCCGGCGATACCTCACTGGTGAACAAAACGCTTGAAAAACAAATGAATCGCCTGGTGACTGATAGTTTTACCGTAAGCGCCAACGACAAAACCATGCGCCAGACCGAGCTGCGCCTTACCTATAGCCTGCTTAAATATGCCTCCAGGAACTTTGAGAAGGGTTATGTAAAGCGGAAAGAGCTGGAACGGTTCGTACCCGCTAAAAAAGCCGATCCCATTGCAATAGCTGATTCCCTGCTTTCGAAAAAGCATAAGGACAACAAATATTATGAAGACATCAATGCCAGCTACAAGTCGTTAAAAGCGCAGTTGCAGAAATATGTGGACCTAAATAAACGCGGCCCCCTGCCTGCTATTCCCGCAGAAGCGAAGTCATTGAAGAAAGGCAAATCATCGCCCCACGTTCCCATAATAAAACAATACCTGCAACTGACCGGGGACCTGCCAGGCAATGATACCTCCAGGCTGTTCAACGATACCCTGGCAGATGCCATAACAAACATTCAGGAGCGATTTGGGATGAAAGGCACCGGCACGCTGAGCAAGGAGCTGATCGCTGAAATGAACGTTCCCCTGCGCGACCGCATAGAGCAGATCCTGATAAACATGGGCCGCATGCGTTGGATGCCTTCGCAACCCAATGGCACCCTCATTATCATAAATATTCCGGAATTCATTTTACACTTATTTGAAAATGGCAAGAAGGAATTTGATATGAATGTGGTGGTGGGCAAGGACGGGCACAGCACTACCCAGTTTACCGGCACCATCAACCAGATTGTATTTGCCCCCTACTGGAATATTCCCCCACGGATAGTGACCAATGAGATCTTACCCGAGATAGAAAAGAACAAACATTACCTGGAAGAGAATGAAATGGAAGACCAGGGCGATAAAGACGGCGATGGTGTTCCTGATATCCGGCAGCTGCCTGGAGATAAAAATGCATTGGGCAAGGTAAAGTTCCTGTTTCCCAACAGCTTTGATATTTACCTGCATGATACGCCCGCCAAGAGCTTATTCAACCAAACCAAACGCGCGTTCAGTCATGGTTGCATTCGCCTGGCCGATGCCCAGAAAATGGCCGAGTACCTTTTACGCAACGATCCCGACTGGGACGCCACCAGGATCTCAGAAGCCATGAATGCCAAAGAACAGAAAGTGGTAAAGCTGAAAGACAAGGCGGAAGTGTTTATCACTTATTATACCGCCTGGGTGGATGATGCAGGGCGCCTGAACTTCAGGGAAGATGTGTATGGGCATGATAAGAAGGTTAGAAACACGCTGTTTCAATAA
- a CDS encoding ectonucleotide pyrophosphatase/phosphodiesterase, whose product MRVYIALITLFLPVWLMAQADVTQHIIPGRTNSKQQQQKPYVVLISVDGLRYDLVDKYHATHLQQLRGHGVAAKAMIPSYPSLTFPNHYTLVTGLYPAHHGLVDNTFYDKKRNEIYRLGNRKAVEDSSWYGGTPLWVLAEQQQMVTASFYWVGAESAIKGVRPTYYYRFSDSIEMDTRIQEVKNWLTLPADRRPHLVTFYMPQVDHEEHTYGPESKQAEEAVHFVDESVGKMVRMTDSLKLPINYILVSDHGMITADTVHQLLMPSAIDTLKFKVPDGDVLVHLYANDAKDIQPTYAALKQLAVDYDVYLANDIPARWHYSAKDDYYQRIGDMLLVPHAPKSFNFRRRKSLLGKHGFDNALPEMQATFYAWGPAFKNQLQIPAFENVHVYPLVAHILGLNITDKIDGSLDVLAPVLKKK is encoded by the coding sequence ATGCGCGTATATATTGCCCTCATAACGTTGTTTTTGCCGGTGTGGCTGATGGCCCAGGCAGATGTTACCCAACATATCATACCCGGCCGTACCAACAGTAAACAACAGCAACAGAAACCGTATGTGGTACTTATCTCTGTAGATGGCTTGCGGTACGACCTGGTTGATAAATACCACGCCACCCATTTGCAACAACTGCGCGGCCATGGGGTAGCGGCCAAAGCCATGATCCCCTCGTATCCCTCGCTTACCTTTCCCAATCACTATACGCTGGTAACCGGTTTGTATCCTGCCCATCATGGATTGGTTGATAATACTTTTTACGATAAAAAACGAAATGAGATTTATCGCCTCGGCAACCGCAAGGCAGTGGAAGACAGCAGCTGGTATGGCGGTACACCATTATGGGTACTGGCCGAACAACAGCAAATGGTTACCGCCAGTTTTTACTGGGTGGGTGCTGAGTCGGCCATTAAAGGCGTTCGTCCTACTTATTATTACCGCTTTAGCGATTCAATTGAAATGGATACCCGCATTCAGGAAGTAAAAAACTGGTTAACGCTGCCTGCAGACAGGCGGCCCCACCTGGTCACCTTTTATATGCCGCAGGTAGATCATGAAGAACATACCTATGGTCCCGAATCGAAACAGGCGGAAGAAGCCGTACACTTTGTTGATGAAAGCGTTGGTAAAATGGTGCGGATGACCGATTCGCTCAAACTGCCCATAAATTATATTTTAGTGAGCGACCATGGCATGATCACGGCCGACACGGTTCATCAGCTGCTCATGCCTTCGGCCATAGATACTCTTAAATTTAAAGTGCCGGATGGGGATGTGCTGGTGCATTTGTATGCCAATGATGCCAAAGATATACAACCCACCTACGCTGCGTTGAAACAACTGGCGGTTGATTATGATGTGTACCTGGCGAATGATATTCCGGCCCGCTGGCATTACAGTGCCAAAGATGATTATTACCAGCGCATCGGCGATATGCTATTGGTTCCGCACGCTCCCAAATCGTTTAACTTCCGGCGCCGGAAAAGCCTGTTAGGAAAACATGGTTTCGATAATGCCCTTCCCGAAATGCAGGCCACGTTTTATGCCTGGGGACCGGCGTTTAAAAATCAACTGCAGATCCCGGCTTTTGAGAACGTGCATGTGTATCCGTTGGTGGCGCATATTCTGGGATTGAATATTACTGATAAAATAGATGGATCTTTGGATGTGTTAGCCCCGGTGTTGAAAAAGAAGTAA
- a CDS encoding YdeI/OmpD-associated family protein, translating into MISFTTTLLQFAEQGEKTGWTYIEIPADMAEKLKPGNKKSFRVKGKLDNFSIKSVAIMPMGGGRFILAVNAGMRKGIGKRKGAMVKVQLQEDKTEKPFDGDLLACLDDDQEAKAGWDKLTKGHQRYFSTWIESAKTEATKTKRLTMSMKALVKGWGYSEMIRAAKAEKDGL; encoded by the coding sequence ATGATATCCTTTACAACTACATTACTACAATTTGCCGAGCAGGGTGAAAAAACGGGCTGGACTTATATTGAAATTCCGGCTGATATGGCGGAGAAATTAAAGCCGGGAAATAAGAAATCGTTCCGAGTTAAAGGTAAATTGGACAATTTTTCCATAAAAAGCGTAGCCATTATGCCCATGGGCGGCGGCCGGTTTATTCTGGCTGTAAATGCCGGCATGCGAAAGGGCATTGGAAAACGTAAAGGTGCGATGGTAAAAGTACAGTTACAGGAAGATAAAACCGAAAAACCATTTGATGGCGACCTGCTGGCCTGTTTGGACGACGACCAGGAGGCAAAAGCGGGCTGGGATAAATTAACCAAGGGTCATCAACGCTACTTCAGCACCTGGATAGAAAGCGCCAAAACCGAGGCCACCAAAACAAAACGGCTTACCATGTCCATGAAAGCACTGGTAAAAGGCTGGGGATATTCAGAAATGATCAGGGCCGCCAAGGCAGAAAAAGACGGGTTATAA
- a CDS encoding PhoH family protein has translation MTDTIISLETVNPIEFFGVNNQKLDILKKKFPLLKILSRGTQIKLSGSPEQVESAKEKIDLIVQYLERNGHMSENYFEQILGGDDAETVDNFIDRNPNDILVFGPNGRTVRARTVNQKRLVHEAEKNDIVFAIGPAGTGKTYTAVALAVRALKNKMVKKIILTRPAVEAGESLGFLPGDLKEKIDPYLRPLYDALDDMIPADKLGYYMSTRVIEIAPLAYMRGRTLDNAFIILDEAQNSTDLQLKMFLTRIGANAKAIITGDLTQIDLPKNQRSGLEKAARILRNIDGIAHIELDEEDVVRHRLVKAIIRAYDRDHKESDVHPDQRPREHWRDRKEREDNK, from the coding sequence TTGACAGACACAATCATTAGCCTTGAAACTGTAAACCCTATTGAGTTTTTCGGTGTAAACAACCAGAAACTGGATATTCTCAAGAAAAAATTCCCGCTTCTTAAAATTCTTTCAAGAGGAACGCAAATCAAATTAAGCGGCTCACCCGAGCAAGTCGAAAGCGCCAAGGAAAAAATTGACCTCATCGTTCAATACCTGGAGCGCAACGGCCATATGAGCGAGAACTATTTTGAGCAGATCCTGGGTGGCGACGATGCAGAAACAGTTGACAATTTTATCGATCGCAACCCCAACGACATACTCGTTTTTGGTCCCAACGGAAGAACAGTACGGGCCCGCACCGTTAACCAGAAAAGACTGGTGCATGAAGCTGAAAAGAATGACATTGTATTTGCCATCGGCCCTGCCGGTACCGGTAAAACCTATACCGCTGTTGCCCTGGCCGTTCGGGCATTGAAAAACAAGATGGTCAAAAAGATCATTCTTACGCGCCCTGCGGTGGAAGCCGGTGAAAGCCTTGGCTTTTTGCCCGGTGATCTGAAAGAGAAGATCGATCCCTATCTGCGCCCCCTGTATGATGCGCTCGACGATATGATACCCGCCGATAAACTGGGGTATTATATGAGCACCCGCGTTATTGAAATTGCGCCCCTCGCTTACATGCGTGGCCGTACGCTCGATAATGCCTTTATCATCCTGGATGAGGCGCAGAACTCAACCGATCTGCAGCTGAAGATGTTCCTGACCCGTATTGGCGCCAACGCCAAGGCCATTATTACCGGTGATTTAACGCAGATTGACCTGCCGAAAAATCAACGCAGTGGTTTGGAAAAAGCCGCCCGCATTCTCAGGAATATCGACGGGATCGCCCACATTGAGCTGGATGAAGAAGACGTGGTACGTCACCGCCTCGTAAAAGCCATTATCAGGGCCTACGACCGGGATCACAAGGAAAGTGATGTTCACCCCGATCAACGCCCCCGCGAGCACTGGCGCGACCGGAAAGAACGGGAAGATAATAAGTAG